The Xiphophorus hellerii strain 12219 chromosome 6, Xiphophorus_hellerii-4.1, whole genome shotgun sequence genomic interval TGAGTTTCCTTTCCTCTTTCTAACTTTCCTTTCCTTCCTAACTTTCCTCTCCTTCCTGAGCTTCCTTTCCTTCCTGAGCTTCCTTTCCTTCCTGAGCTTCCTCTCCTTCCTGAGTTTCCTTTCCTTCCTGAGCTTCCTTTCCTTCCTGAGCTTCCTCTCCTTCCTGAGTTTCCTTTCCTTCCTGAGCTTCCTTTCCTTCCTGAGCTTCCTCTCCTTCCTGAGCTTCCTTTCCTTCCTGAGCTTCCTCTCCTTCCTGAGTTTCCTTTCCTTCCTGAGCTTCCTTTCCTTCCTGAGCTTCCTCTCCTTCCTGAGCTTCCTCTCCTTCCTGAGTTTCCTTTCCTTCCTGAGCTTCCTTTCCTTCCTGAGCTTCCTCTccttccctccttcctcctcagGTTGAGGTTCGGAGCCAGATGTGCAGCCAGCAGCTGCTTCCTTCACTCTGATGAGTTCAGACTTGATATGAACTCACTGCTGCAGGCTGCAAACATCAAGCCAGACCTGCTGCAGGTAGAAAACATACGGCTCACCTGTGCTGCTTGTTGATTGGCTCTCAGGATATGAACTCACCAATCAGAAGTCCAGGTCTAGAATTTAAACCCACAGGTGTTGTTTTCAGCggtcaaccaatcagaaagcagCATGTAAATTCGGGTCTTTGCTGACTTCCCTGTCCTGAGTTGAAACTAGGAACCTTTTTCTGCCTCAGCGAGGAGACGATCAGATCAGACTGAAGCTGAGTGGAAACAACCTGAAGGTTCAGAGGCTGCAGTGCTGCACCTGCACCTCCAGGGGGCGGTCTGAGCTCCTGCACAGCTGAGCAGGATAAACAGGTACAGTGTGTTTTTAACAACTGTAGCAGTAAACAGTTGGTGTAATTATCTGCAGTTTCCTGCCTTGAACATGAGTTCAGTGGATCTTCATCGAGCCTGCGCTCTCTGGACGACGCAAAAAGCTGCAAATAAACGTTTAATTTCTGTCCAGACGTtcccacagcagcagcaacatgcCTCAGTTATTAATCACTAATCCttcagagaggaaaacagattatttaaagGTACAGGGAGAACATGAGGCCTgcagcagacacacacagctTCCTCATGTAAGATCAGTTCTTCCTCAGTGCGGTGCTGCCATCTGGTGTCCAAACTCAGAGTTGCAACCTGTGTCCTTAAGTCAGTTTATCTGTTCTGCACAATTTACAGCCTACAAATGTCTCAatgcatttcacaaaaaagttaattcaatACAACATATTACAGATAAAGTTAATCCACTCCAATATAATCCTAAAAATCAATCAGTGCATCAAGAaacctccatcagaaccagaaccagaaccaggctcagTAAGAACAGCAGACCAGTGGTTCCCTCCAGTAATGACTTTGATTCCCACCTCACTGATCTGCTTATCAATAACTAGACTTCAACCTTCAACCGGCAGATTGCTATGTATTTAGCTGAAGTAACTGGACTGCTGCATGTTTAAACAGTGATGATTTCAATAAGGTGTTTGGCTGCACTGCAGTTCCCTTATGTCAGCACAAACTCTAGAGGTTTATTTTCATGtcttaaaaaaatctctttgcTGTCTTTACTTTAACTAGACAGCCTCTTCATGGTGTTCCTGTGTGGTGGAGTTACCAAGATCTTCATGCTAATGTCAAACATCTGTTCTGAACTTCAGAACTGTtaacatattcatatttttataaatataaaacatattataGGCATTGTcaatagtaaaataaatcaaatagttctttttatttgctttcgGGAGTTTAAAGTTAAGTGTTAACATTCCAGAGTAAAAAGGAGGCGTCTGTATTTACCGAACACCCccctgtttttttgtaaaatggttTGTTCCGCCTTAGCGCGCTTGGCTATGTTTGTTAGCagtcagaagaaagaaagatagTGAAAATTATAACTATACTGCCAaggaaaatatgacaaaacagaatttaaaaagagggaagataaaaaagaagaaacagaaagcaaagaTGTCAATTTGCCACATAGGTTTTCACAGATAGGTGAGTAAAATATCTTGTGATTATCAGTTTGTTAGCTCAGCTAGCCTAGCTAGAGGCTAACGTTCGCCTCCGTTTTACCCGCatttcatctgtgaaggaaattgtttagtaaaatattcatatatttagCTTGTTTCTGTACTTTTGTACCACATTTAAAACCGATAAGTTATAGTAGGCAGCAGCTCCAACTCCCCAGACTAGCTTAGCTCCGCCTcaaagtgaaaaacatgaaaaattctGATCAATGACATGCTAGGCTAGTTATCATCATTGGAGGAAATCTAtcttgcttttctgtttttactagtgcacaacaaaactgaaatatttataaCTATCAAATTCAAACGACcattaataatagtaataatgaaAACTCTGGGCTGGAGGCTTGGCGGTTTGCATTTAAGCTACAGGTATGCTACCACTTTCCCTCCTAAATTATCCGTCTGGTGCTCCTAAATGCAATTaacaaaatgcagcattttttgtGAAGTCTGCCTTACATTACCAGTATTTTGTACAGTGGCTGTTGCTTGTGGGGAGAGagctaaaactgttttaaaaactatttgagGTCCAGTATGTCTCTAGACAGACTATGCAGTAATTACATGTTGTCAATTGAAATTCAGTTGCTTAGAAAGCTGGACCTGGATCAATCACTTTATTAGAAAGAAGGCCCAGGTTACTGGTTAATGGCATTTTTGAGGGAAAGGTTTGGGTTTCCATTAGTTATTTGTTCTTAtcttgttaaaaacaaatctgctgtGTTCACTACTTGGAAGATGATAATGTTAATGTatgttaatttaattattaattatcactattattattattattatcattattattatcaataataataacaattaattattattataattaattattatgtgttagaaattataattttacaaCTGTTATAAATGCACATGTAAGtgcatttgttgttgttttttagctttgaagaattaaataaaaataatttgtaatttttccaaTTAAACTGTAGTAATATTTGGCCGTTAGCAGCAGTCAGTGCGCCTGAGTTGCTGCTAGTTTGCTGTAAATGCCactagaagaagaagaacgttTGAGCAGTAACTGCAGCAATGAGGCGTTACATTTCAGGAgttgataaaaacatttcaaagaggAGTCAAGGGAAGAActgaaagttaaatgttttatttttaattaaaaattggaACAAACCGACAGGTAAGTTTGACTGGCTCATGTTTGATGAGAGCAGCCAgtcagtgttttgtttcataTGCAGTACGCGTCCTCCAGCAGTAAGGCAAGTAGGTTTATTAAaggtataaaatatttatattagagGCCATAATGGACGTCATATCTTCTAAATGCCACAAGGAGGTGAAATGCATCGTTCAAAGAATTACGACTCCGGAGAAAACTGTTGATGAGCCTGAAAACCGGCCGTCATGAAAAGCTGAATGTAGAAGTTCACACCCCATGGGTAAAAAGGAGGACACTTTAACGACTACGAATGGCTCTGCAAGTAAGTAATCCATTTAAGATTAAACATGTATCATAATGTTAGCTAAGTTTGTCTTATAGTAACACATCATGCTCTGTATTACTGGCAAATGGCTACCCTTTATAGACTGAATATTAACTGAGTGTACAGTTATTTTGGTGTTCCAACTAAAGTTATCAAAGTTTATGTTGAAAATCAGGCGATGCTATAAAATATTTCTCCTCCTTCATGAAAAGAAGTGAATAAAGACAGATGGCACCAATGTGAACAGTAAGGAGGCCAGAGTGGTTATGGAGCACGAAGCTGAAGTTTACAAAAGTCCCTCAGGGCAGAAAGAGACCAAGCCAGTTTATTCTCcactagggctgttgtaaacaaacattttagtaatcgagtaatctatcgattattcttgcgattaatcgagtaatcggataaaaaaaaagatcaaataaaatattggtaaatctggtATAACGCCGGTGTTACTATCAGAGATCAATATCAgtctaatttttcatttttgaactTTTCTAACAGTTAAtcttctgtagtttagaaaactaacctgtaacaataatatctcactttctaagttaacctgaagttatacaaaaatctgaaattatattcaatttaataataaagaggctcACAGATACccttataaaaaaatgtctatactccagcttttagtttatgtattcatctccagtcagtttaatagatgaactctcactttGCCCCTTAACCTAAcaagctttgggtttgagaaaATGGGAAATGTCGCCTGGAGTTTGGGGGGCTTGGAatggtggtggtggtgcagGCGAACGTAAGAAGGGagtgaaaatacaaacaaacaaacctaatgtgtgtgttgggggggggaGACACGACCGGCAGACCAGGGGACGAATGTAAGAACTGGGGCAGCAATATGGGGTATTTACagcaccttcgttcgtcacactcagaaactcgtCTACAGCCATGAACCGCCACGACGCTCCGCCAGCCGTTTGTTCAGACCAGGATGATATGAaactgctgccatcaggcaagagatacagagcaataaaaaccagtttttacccgatggcaatcatggcactaaattcaaaggcataagaacttctgctcttgacaccactttgttaaaatttatttctcattttgtactatttatttctttatctttgtatattatgtatatacacataacctgcatcttaactcgagtcgagcaaatctcagtcttgttgtaatctgttgatgacaatgacaataaatcttatcttatctaaatTTATTATGCGGTTCGTctgtaaagctacacttacactgtaaccatcagctactcagttcagttcagtctaTCTGCTCACCTATGAGAGCCCCCATGGGCCAAACCTTACAAACCCTCTACTATCAAACTCTCACATACACTATCAAACCTTCTTACAGAGTTTGATTGCAACAAAAGTTAACTTAAAATCTCAGTTTCTGATTGGATAAGGCAAAAGGATAAGGTGGGTTTTCACGGACAGGAAAATAGCTGAGCTGCAGAACTCACAgagaaaatgaatattttaaataacatcgTTAAATCTCCTACAGAAGTGTCAGCATTAAAAGAAGTGTTAGATAGAAGCTGACAGCCAGCATCCCCATCTACCAATGCGGTGAAGCTAGCAGCTTCTTCGGAAATGGCAGTAAAGCCTGCACTCGATTTTAATGTGTGTGATGGCACAAGTTACGGCGCcctcttttcaaaataaaagcacacctccggtttatgtttgagtaacaCTTTAAGTTTCTCTCCGGCGGCTATAAATGTTTAAAGCTTTGAGTTAATTCACTTGCAAATGACATTAtgtatctgaaaaaaataaaaatatattgttaggGGGGaaaattcctgtaaagcacatATGTGCAACCTCAGTTAAAATTGGTCTTGTAGAGGTGTCCCTGTGTCATCCTGAAGTGAGAGAAGCCACTAGTAAGGTATTGTTTATGTAATCAGAAAGATTTTTTGCCTGTCAAATGTCAGCAATTTTGATTGAGGTGCTTCCTCAAAGCCTGCCGGGATCCTGCTGTGTGGATGGAGTCAAACTTCACGCATGATTCACTTGAGCAACTTCTCCCTCAAAATTCAGGCCTCAACAGTTGCTGCGTTTCCGTTACAAACTTTGTAGATATGTCTGTAATGTTGACAAAACGTAATTTAGTACAGGAATAAGTTTGTTTGCGTGAcgccatcctcctcctctgacttcctgtcatcttcttccttttttccgcCTGTAGAAACATCCGGTTATTGATCCTGTGATGTGAAGGAActgtttccattgcaatttaGCTAAATACACTAAATTTCTTTACAGCTGAAAACCCATCTCACCTTAGTGCTAAAATTTagcaacaaacatgttttttttacctggaaTTGGCATATTTCCATAaagggaatttattttttttatttccaatttgCTTAATTGTTTGGTCAATGGAAACAAAGCAAGAGGCTCAAGTTCATGGAAAATACAACACAAGGTGAGAAATCCAGCAAGTAAATGCAAATTGCAAAGTTGTTAAGGATTTTCTATAATAAATGAAGAGTACTAATCTGGCAGCCTGCGTGGACCAGCACCAGTGCAACGAGAAGGCCTTAAACTCAGTGGGGAAAGCAGAAATCTGTCTGCGTGAGAACTTGCAGAACCGATTCAAGGACATGAACTCCACTGTTCTTCATGCAACCAAACTGGAGGATCTGAAGTCTATGGTAAAACATTGTGAAGGTAAATACTTTGTCATAATATCTTTCAACATTAAGatcattttcacatttggaTGTTTATGTAGTATAACTACATATTTGTaaggaaaatactttttgaatGTTGGGGTTGTGTAGACTGTTAAAGTTTGAAGTTAATAGTTAGTTAAAAATAACTTATTGCACCACACATCTGTTAAGGTGTCCATGCTGTTATGTTAAATTGGTTTGTGTACGTACATATTTATGGTAAACTTATTTATAAGGGAGCATGATAATTATCTAGAAATTATGACGTTATTCTTATCGTTCGGCTGTCAATACGAATAGCACTGATAACATATTCAGTGTTGTGGTTCTTTTAATCAAGCGGTCTCACCTGCACAAAGTTCAAGTGGTATTTTCATAATGGGAGAAAACAACTTTCTGactggaaataaatcatttcaaaatctCCTCACACCAGAAAACAGCTCTGATCATTTTAATGTAGTTCCAAAATGACATAAATTATTCAAACAACAGAAAGGTAAACGTGAGGTCAGAACAACTCCCACTCTGAAAACTTCCAACACCTTGTGAATGCAGCCCAGCTTGTCAGGAAATAGAGAACATGGAGGCTgaagtttgaacattttttaaggtTTCAAAGGAAGACAATCTGCTGGCTTTGagtaacaaatgttgaaaaaatctTTTGGTATGAGAAAACCAGCACAATCTTTAGCATGTTCAATTTGATCAGTCACCTTAAACACAGCTATTGTTTTGACGGAGCGTTCAAAGCATTTTAGGACGCCTCGATGCTAAAGACAATAGCAACAAGCCTCCAAGAAACCGTCGGGACTCCATCCGCTTTTGACGAGAATTTGCCCTTGAAGAAACAAGAGATGAAGTGATGAAAGATCTCACGATGGGAATGACGGCGACTGATGTTCTTCTACTAGATAAGTATGATTTGACTTAAAAGCTTTGATTGacagcaatattaataatataagcttcttcttctgctaATAATGGCTTAGTGTAATTGTGCCTTCACTGGTCTTTGCTTCAAGGATATAAGTGTTATAAATATCTATAATTATACATTAGCAACATAAATGTGTCTTCTTTAAATCTAACTCGTCTCAGCATTTTCTAACTTGtgggatgcatttttttttttcaatcatagTTATTTTAAATCCCTGATTAATTCAagaaaccttgtttttttttacatcagtaaTCAATGAACCACATTCAAATATATGTGAATTTGAGACTTTCTGTTCAGTTCTGTCAACTGTTTTTGGTCTTTAGATTATTGATGTTACAGCCTTACAGTTTTGTTCACCAATCTGTCATTTCCAGGTATGCTATCGGCTATTGGTGTTATCTGTTATAAGTGCTTGGAATGAGAAAACTATTGATTACCAACAtcggtttaaaaaaaagttattgtgcTCCCCACAATAGTAGATGCTTTATCTGACAGACATAAGAATAAATCATACGATTTATATAATTTGATTGCGGGTAGAGTTTGTAGCCAAGGGAAGAATTGCACTCAAAATAGCAAATTGTGTctggtgaaatgtttttatttgctccCCTGCCTGGGAGAACTTTACACAGGTCTTATGATTAGTGCAGAGTTCTGTGATGACCTCAGgtctggctctggttctgattcCAAAGAGAATCTCAACAGCCAACAGAATGGGTCAGGaagaacaacagcagaacttCCTCTAAGCAGAACCAGTGCGTTTTTTGGTTGGTTCTGTTGCATGTTGTGAAAGTCCAAAGCCCCCCTTAACGCTCCATCTACCTTCATCACAAAGTTAAAGCTGGGAGGAGCTGCTTCAGGTAACagtgctgctttgttttctttaaatgaggATGAAAGTCCCACCTGAGTAGGTAACTGAGGCGACGCTGCCACACCTGGGGCCTTCAGGTAAGTCCTGCTGGTGTACCAAACCTTCTCAGTCTCCAGTGATTCAGGGTGAGATATTAATATTCGCAACACGTATGTGTTAAATCTTCCACTGTGAAGTACAAACTGTATGCGTTTGTGTGCTGAGGGTAGGCCTGCGTATTGTGGCCCATTTTCTTAAtagattcagttcagtttgctCTTAAAGAATGAAAATTACTGAACTGTTGCAAAATACCTTTTCATGTGGTTTCTACAATAACTGACCTCTGCTTGGTAAATCTTTCAGTTCACTTTGGATTTTCCAGCTGTTtgtcatttcttgttttaaatccaaaatggtTGCTGATGTCAGATCTTCGTTGGGGTCACTTGCTCAGTGCAGCGTTCTGCACAAGCGGCTGCTCTGTCTTTCAGCTTTAACCTGATGTCACACATTACTGTTGAACAGTCTCATGTCCTACAAATCAATATTGCTAAATTTAAACGTGATCAATCCAAAATGATGTAATTTTATGCCATACGATTAAAGCATGTTGCACAAATAAACACATCTCCATAGGAGTAATAAGAACGTTGCTGatactaattttttttctagctttgacagaaaaacaggaTCCATGacgataataaaaacaaatttttgttttcactgtttgtAACAAATTTTCTAtatgctttttaaaagaaatctctttatctaaaataaaaccaagatatttataattactgacAAACTCAATTTGTGCACTGTtgaggaagaataatttataaattaactttggaaaaaaaagtttggctctGTCTTCCTCTGGATCCCAGGTCCTCTCAGCGGGCGACGTGCGgccacaaggaaaacaacaatgcatgttgacgtcacagaattacagagtttaatcccatacaaagcaacgcatgaattaacaacaaaaccgcagaggaacagagatatacattcattacctgagacaggaaaaaaatacagaaagaaaagacaaagacgcgtctttggagagagctgatgcaaaaaagcaaaatagtggcagctatCTGAATTATTACTCCTGTGCACGAactcttatactgaaggtgtgtctttcctttttaatatattcaattaaggcgtacctctggttgaccaactggaagctaccttggacactcagaaaaacttagaaactccccctaatttacgccaaagatcaaaggccatttgctctctggttcaacaaaagagcaaacagcTGCATCCTGGCCTTCTGGGTTCTACGGTcatttgggtaaagaaaaacataagataagatttcacagatacctgtggaatccggagtctctcccgttatctctccttacataaattctcaggacaaacttaaatccagtaatttgGTTCAAGGAAAAGTTATCTTCACAAAACCCAGTTTTGCTCCTCTGCACCCAGCACCTCAAAAGATTGAGTCTtgccaaaaataacacataaaatcaacagaacaaaatgaggtaTAATTCCTTTTCTAACCTATGAAACATAATATTCAATCCTAAGTATACAAGTTAACACAATCATTTTCCAAAACcccatttagcataaatcctgagcaattttctaatactaaacaaaacattttcattcaaacaatttccatttgattctgatatagtcacagatagtacaattttcaaatacattcatcatttactagattagtagttctaaaattagataatacaatcttcgttaaaaacatgctattagtacttagaaaaatgtcttagaaattaaatgttagtggtttcaacattctatgttgtattcagttttacaccatcccagatgttggtttctggaagacttttgatcttctgtgaaccaaacagacttctctcctccaggctcaagtGATTCTGCCCTgcaggagatgctaattttatggcctcctgtcCTCTGATAACACAGCAGGAGGCCCATTGAGAGATGCCctttgatctgcatttggttcctgtacTTTGAATACTTACCCatcaatagtttagttttaaatccttaacacaaacctgttcaaaattaagaaatttgttcaaaataagaatgttcaatataccttttacacatgccgtaagattaactgtattaagcactaaaaataatcatttttcctcaacagcaCCTAGAGCTGTAGTAATAGAGGGATCTCTGAAAGTTTTCAAGAGTGCAAGAAAACCTCGGCTTTCGTCTTATGCGCATGCAAAACCAGCTTCAGAGAATGTAAATGAGTTTGAACTACATAGATCTtaatttggcccaaaacaaaaacgaGTTTGACTGTAGATTCAGTGATCTGGACATTGTTATCTTGAGACTTATGTGTGAAGGAAGTTGAACTTGTCTTGTTATTTTGGAGATGTTTGGAGACATTTCCCCTCTCATTTGAAAGGCTTCTTCAGTTATGAAATTTAGACTGAGATGTAATAAGGAATGATCTCACTGATAGGGCAGTAAATGACACTAGCACCTTTATTTTCAGATCAGgaaacaaaatcttaaagtGAATCTGATTCAGCCAAAGTGCACGTTGGCTTGATGCCTGAATTActgatgtttcattttatgACTGTGCTTATAAATAAACATGAGGGAGGAAACGAATCTAGAAAAATACTGGAAGTTAGAGGTGTGGCAACACCAGGGGAAGAGGATTGAATTGACTCACCAAAGTGAAGCCTTTTCACAGCATCAGCAGAGTTGCAGACCAGACAAACTGTTTCAGCAACTGAATCAAATAGTGGTGAGTACGAATCCCGATATTTACAGAGTTTCAGCAAGCTATACTAGCGCAACATTCAACAGCAAGTTTCATAAAGTTCTTATTAGATTATCTTTGTAGAAAGACTAGTTTTTTACCAAACAATAGTGACTGAAATCCATAGTaacttttgaataatttttctggtttttatgtttgtgacaACTATAGATAATAAATTATCCATTCTCTATAATGGGCCTTTGGTGCGGCTTCTTATTATGGCAGAAAGCCTACATAGAGTAGCATGGGGCTATCTCCAATGTTCAACGGACAAAGGGCGTGGCTGGACAGCATGAAGTGAATGCTGTCCAGCCACGCCCACAAAATGACACTTTCAAGTTTTGAGACTTTGCCGTGCAGGATTCACAAATGAAATGATGCATTCAAGGCTGGTGAGAAGTTCTGATGTCTAAGAATTGTCATTGAAATGTTGCATTCAAGGCgttttaaaatgacagagacataattttaaaatgaaatggcaCTATGTTCCTGGAAAAATACATGATACCACCCCTTTAAGATCACATTTCAGAAGATGGTTTGCATTGTGTTCATCATGTGAACTCGATGAATTCTAAACCGCTCCCACAAAATGGCACTGCTGCTTTTGTTAGTTTCCagggaatttttatttttcctggaaAAGAAGAACCTTccttttaaattagaatatttcaGTAGTACAGCTTATTAAGTTAATATTTCTAGAGTCCAGTaactttaatataaatgcatgtCTTTAGCATAGTGTTCTTTGGTTTCTTGGCCAAGTCAGAAGTATGATATTTCCAGTAAATCTGGTAATGCTCAGATATCTGACCTTTTGTTCTTACAATTCTAATTCTTAGATATCCCAGCTTTTCACCAGCCTTGAACACATCGTCTGATTTATGAATCCCAGGCAGTAAGAAAGTCTTAAAAGTCAAAAGCACAGGCAAGTTTATCTGTGCAGTTTTGTTGACTGATCCATGGCAATTAGTGCCCATGCATTGGCCCAATTATATGGATACTGTATTGGTACCTGTGCAGTTTGAAACGTGTACATTTGAGAGACTTTACACATTTGTGAATGTTGAGATACACTTTTATGCATTGTACACATTTGTGAATTATGTTGTAAACTTACAAATCTTATTGTGAtctttgtgaatgtttttgagATATATTTAGTTTCATAGGAGACCCATTCAACTCTGTTCACATACTAATGAAACACTGACTTTATTAGGAGCTGCGATGAAGAAAGAAGACATCTTGAACACTTTGAAAGAATTAGGTCAGAAAGAGTTTGATGAATTCAAGTGGTTCCTGGAGCAACCTGAGACTCTTCCTGAACTCCCAGCAATCAGTAAACAAGACCTGGAAGGAGCAAATATTCTCAGGGTTGTGGACTTGATTGTGCAGACTTACACACTTGATCGATGCAGGGAGGTGGTCTGCATGCTTttagagaaaatttaaaaaaatgaccttAGGAACAGATTGTTAAAAGATTGGATGGGGGAGACGGAGGCTGAAGTTCAGGAGATGATCCAGGAGAGACGACTGAAGATCCAGGAGATCAGAGAGTCGGTGAAGATCAGTAAAGATGctgcagacagagagaaagcagAAGGTGTTCAGGTCTTCACGGCTCTGATAGAGTCTGCTGAGAGAGGCCTGAAGGAGCTCCTCAAGGAGATCCAAGACAAACAGGAAACTACAGAGAAACAGGCTGAAGACTTCATCAGAGATCTGGAACAGGAGATCTCTGAGCTGAAGAAGAGGAGCTCTGAGGTCAAGCAGCTCTCACAGGATGAAGatcacctccacctcctccaaaGCTTCTCCTCCCTGAAAGATGCTCCACCCACCAAGACCTGgacagaggtcagagttcatccaCCATTATATGAGGGGACTGTGGTGAGAGCTCTGGCTCTGTTTGA includes:
- the LOC116720986 gene encoding LOW QUALITY PROTEIN: E3 ubiquitin-protein ligase TRIM21-like (The sequence of the model RefSeq protein was modified relative to this genomic sequence to represent the inferred CDS: substituted 1 base at 1 genomic stop codon), with product MKKEDILNTLKELGQKEFDEFKWFLEQPETLPELPAISKQDLEGANILRVVDLIVQTYTLDRCREVVCMLLEKIXKNDLRNRLLKDWMGETEAEVQEMIQERRLKIQEIRESVKISKDAADREKAEGVQVFTALIESAERGLKELLKEIQDKQETTEKQAEDFIRDLEQEISELKKRSSEVKQLSQDEDHLHLLQSFSSLKDAPPTKTWTEVRVHPPLYEGTVVRALALFEQNKEKILEMKRIQQFAVDVTLDPDTAHPNLILSDDGKQVKHGDVKKKLSDNPERFSKCVNVLGQQSFSSGRFYFEVQVKGKTKWDLGVARESIKRKEFKPLSPQKGYWTVILRNGNEYSAVVGSLIRLHLHPGPQKVGVFVDYEEGLVSFYDVDAAALIYSFTGCCFKEKLYPYFGPGLNDGGKNSAPLIICPVDQAGC